In Mustela nigripes isolate SB6536 chromosome 2, MUSNIG.SB6536, whole genome shotgun sequence, a single window of DNA contains:
- the PBX4 gene encoding pre-B-cell leukemia transcription factor 4 isoform X4, which produces MKPALFSVLCEIKEKTVLSIHGVQEEGPPSAQLMRLDNMLLAEGVSRPERRGRGGSAAAASTATPGGCPNDNSLEHSDYRAKLSQIRQIYHSELEKYEQACREFTTHVTNLLREQSRMRPVSPKEIERMVGVIHGKFNAIQMQLKQSTCEAVMTLRSRFLDARRKRRNFSKQATEVLNEYFYSHLSNPYPSEEAKEELARKGGITVSQVSNWFGNKRIRYKKNMGKFQEEATIYTTKMAVDTTKVGGLGSQASCPSTPSSGSSGPFPLTSAGDALITLQTLTSLRPAPAGGGLQSQARGGWQGAAPPASTTSPAGDLSSVNSDASN; this is translated from the exons ATGAAGCCAGCTCTCTTCAGTGTGCTCTGTGAGATCAAGGAAAAGACAG TGTTAAGCATCCATGGTGTTCAGGAGGAAGGTCCCCCCAGTGCTCAGCTCATGAGGTTGGATAACATGCTGCTGGCCGAGGGTGTATCCAGGCCGGAGAGGCGAGGAAGAGGAGGATCGGCGGCAGCGGCGAGCACAGCAACACCAGGTGGCTGTCCAAATGACAATAGCCTTGAGCACTCTGACTACAGGGCCAAGCTGTCCCAGATCCGACAGATTTACCACTCTGAGCTAGAGAAATATGAACAG gcctgccGTGAGTTCACCACGCACGTCACCAACCTCCTCCGGGAGCAGAGCAGGATGAGGCCTGTCTCGCCCAAGGAGATTGAGCGCATGGTCGGTGTCATCCACGGCAAGTTCAATGCCATCCAGATGCAGCTGAAGCAGAGCACCTGTGAGGCTGTGATGACCCTGCGTTCACGGTTCCTCGATGCCAG GCGCAAGCGGAGGAACTTCAGCAAGCAGGCCACGGAAGTGCTGAATGAGTATTTTTACTCCCATCTGAGCAACCCTTACCCCAGTGAAGAAGCCAAAGAAGAGCTGGCCAGGAAGGGCGGCATCACAGTCTCCCAG GTCTCCAACTGGTTCGGCAACAAAAGAATCCGATATAAAAAGAATATGGGGAAGTTTCAAGAAGAGGCTACCATTTATACGACTAAAATGGCAGTCGACACCACCAAAGTCGGGGGTCTGGGGAGCCAGGCTAGCTGCCCATCAACACCCAGCTCGG GTTCCTCTGGTCCCTTCCCGCTGACCAGTGCTGGGGATGCACTTATCACCCTGCAGACCCTGACCTCTCTCCGCCCCGCCCCTGCGGGAGGCGGCTTACAGTCCCAG GCCCGGGGTGGCTGGCAGGGAGCCGCCCCCCCAGCGTCCACCACTTCGCCTGCTGGAGACCTCAGCAGCGTCAACTCAGATGCATCTAATTAA